From Solibacillus sp. FSL W7-1464:
ACGATTGAGCGCATCCGCAAGTTATTTGGAGATAAACAAAATCTGAAATTTGCCGACATTGGAACAGGAAGTGGCGCCATTGCCATCACGATGAAAAAGGAATATCCACAGCTTGATGTAACAGCAACGGATCTTTCAACTGCAGCACTTGCAACGGCGCAAAAAAACGCTGAGCAGCTGCAGGCAGAAATTGCATTTAAGCTTGGCGATTTAACAGAACCGATTGCAAATGAAAAATGGGATGTTGTACTTTCCAATCCGCCTTATATCGCATATGAGGAAATGGAGGAAATGTCCGATGTTGTCGTAGCGCATGAACCTCATCAGGCATTGTTTTCGGAAGAGGATGGACTCTTGCTTTATCGTAAACTAGCAGAAGATTTACCGGCTATTATGAAGAAGCCGGCATTAATCGGTCTGGAAATCGGATATACACAAGGAGAAGCGGTGGCGGAATTTTTCAAAAAAAGCTTCCCGAATGCCCATGTATCAGTCGTGCAGGATATAAATAAAAAAGATCGTATTGTTTTTTGTGAGATTAGTGAATAAAAAATAGATTCCTTGTAAACAATGTTTGCAAGGGGGAATGTTTATGTTACATGATTACGATATTCAAAATGAATCCAATCTATTTTTAGCGATTGCTAAATTACTAATAAGTGTTCTATTTATATATTGTGCTGCTACGTTTATACCTGGTTTCGTAGATGAGGTGCGCATTGTTCAAGGTGAAAGCAATGACCAGTTGAAATTCCGCGTGATTGCCAACAGTTCGACAAATGCCGACCAGCTTATCAAGTATGAAGTTGTGGATACAATTCAAACGTATTTGCAAAATACACCTGAATTCTCGGAAGATATCCACAGTGTGGAAAACATGTATCAGGAAATTCAGAAAACTTACCCACAATTAAAAATTACCTATAAGTTTGGGGATAACTTAATCCCGCCGAAATGGGTGTCGGGTCATTTTTATCCGCAAAAAGAATATTATTCAGTAAATTTCATTATTGGACAAGGTCGGGGTGAAAACTGGTTCTGTGCAGTATTCCCAACGCTTTGTACGAATAATGAGCCACTGGAAAATGAACGACCGAAGTTTTACGTTGCCGAATGGTGGAAAAAATATAAGCAAAAAAATAATCCACAAAAAGCGGAAGAAGACTTACCAAATGATTTAAGTTACTAACACCTTGGGGATAGTTAAACGAAAGATATAGAGAGAGGAGGAAAAAGTAATGCACACATTTCAGTTAAATGTGGATGAATTTGTGGATAATTCAGAAAATTATACACAGGCTGTGGATTTATTAAATAACGGCGAAATAGTCGCTTTTCCGACAGAAACCGTATACGGCTTAGGTGCTGTTGCGACAAATGAACAGGCCGTGAAGAAAATTTTTGCTGCAAAAGGACGACCTTCTGATAATCCGTTGATTGTTCATATCGGAACAGTTGAAGAAGTATCGCTGTATACTACAAATATTTCAGAAGTTGCTCAAAAATGTATGGATGCTTTTTGGCCTGGTCCATTGACGCTTGTTATGCATGCAAAGCCGAATGTTTTAGCAAAGAGTGTTACGGCAGGATTAGACACGGTTGGAATTCGTATGCCAGATCATCCGGTAGCACTGGAACTTCTTCAAACATTAAAGAAACCATTAGCCGCGCCAAGTGCAAATCGCAGCGGAAAACCTAGTCCGACGAAAGCCGAACATGTATTTGAAGATTTGCAAAACATTATTCCATGTATTTTGGATGGTGGAATGACGGGGATTGGACTTGAGTCGACGGTTTTGGATGTCACGCTGGATACTCCTGTTATTTTGCGTCCGGGCGGGGTGACGAAAGAAATGCTGGAAGCGGTAATCGGACCAGTTATTGAGCCGAACCTGGAACAGCAGAAAATTGAATCGACACCAAAAGCACCTGGTATGAAATATACCCACTATGCTCCCGACGCACCTGTCTATTTAATTGAGGCAAATAAAGTAGCAATTGAAACAGTGATTGCGGAATTACAACCGGAACATAAAGTAGCCTTATTGGCACCGGAAAACTTTGAAGAAATCAAGGCAGATTATTATTTTACTTTCGGTAAAGAGCATGACCTGGAACAAATGAGTGCTTCACTCTATGATGCATTGCGTGCGTGCGATAAAACGGATGCTACCATTATTTTAGCTACGGCAACATCAAAAACGGGTGTTGGTGCAGCGATTATGAACCGTCTGGAAAAAGCGGCAGGCGGAAAATGGTACAAACTATAAAAAAATCAACCACATCTTGTAATCGGGATGTGGTTTTTGTGTATAAACAAAAGGATATTTCCCCGCCCAAAAGCATAAATTACAACAGTGCTTAGTGGAAGAGGGGAATAGATGCAAGAAATAGTTGCCGGAATCTTAATGTCGTTCGATGTCGTTGCACTGTATTTAATTGCTACAAATGTTAAGGCAAAATGGTTATTAGCTTTATGGACGGCATTTTTACATATGCTTTTTCCGTTACTTGGTTACCGCTTTGGAGAATGGCTTGCATTCTATTTAACAAACTGGGCGTCAGGACTTTCTACATTGTTATTGTTTTTTGTTGGACTGCAATTACTGCTCTCGAAGAAAGATGAAAGTTTTCCGGCAATGTCTTTACCGATAATTGCGATTTTTGCAAGTATTGACACCTTTTCAGTTAGCCTATCTTTTGGTATGCTAAATTTACAAAAATATGTTTTTGTTATTAGTGCCGGCCTATCAACTTTTATATTGTCATATGCGGCATTAGTGATAGCGCAAAAATCGCCAATTTTTAAGAATAACGCATTGAAGAAAATAGCAGGAATACTCCTGATTATCATGAGTGTAATGCTACTAAAATGGTAAATTAGAGGGTGTGAGGAACATTAATATTTATTTTATTTGTACAGGCAACACATGTAGAAGTCCTATGGCAGCAGCAATTTTAAATGCAAAAAACTGTGAAAATATTACTGTGCGTTCAGCAGGTATATATGCGCATGAAGGCAGTGACATGTCCTTGAACGCCAAGGAAATATTACACAGGAAAAATATTGCACAATCGCACCGTTCATCCCAATTTACGGTTGAAGATGCACAATGGGCGGACTTGATTTTAACGATGACTACCGCTCATAAAGAAATGGTCCTCCGGTTAGTGGGAGAAGCTGCACATAAAACGTTTACGTTAAATGAATATGTAGCAATGGAAACAGTGCTTGATATTCAAGATCCATTTGGCGGAAATCTGCAAGTATATGAACAAACATACGAGCAATTGAACGAAGCAATCAACAAGCTGGAAACTAAATTGAAATTGGAGGATAAAATTTAACATGAACTCACAGAAAAAAATCTTTAGTTTGCGCAGGAAGCTCGTATTATTTGTCGGGATACTGGCGCTGATTACCTACACTTGCAGTTTTGTATTTATTGAATACCTGCATCCAATGTTTTTTGAAAACACAAGCACAAGCGTTTTTCAGATTATTACTTATTTATTGGGAATCTTTTGGTCATGTGCATTAGCAGCTGTATTCGGTTTAGTCATTGTTCGCCCTCTACAGCAATTGGAGCGCAGTGCAAATCATGTGGCAGAGGGTAAAATCGGACAAGATGTCGAGATGCCAAAAACAAATGATGAAATTCGCTCAGTAGCAGAAGCATTCCAGACAATGGTGAATAATTTGCGCAAGATGGTAAACGGTATAGAAGACAACTATAAATCAACCGATGAAACGATTTTGAAACTATCGGAAGAAAGTATATCTGTTACGAATAACGCGGAACAAATTACAAGCAATATCAGTCAGATTTCTTTAGGGGCCGAATCTTCGGCAATTGCAATTCAGGAAACAGTAGAAGCAATTGAAGAAGTTCGCACATTAGCCGCGGAAGTGAACAATAAAGCACTACATACGGCAAGTCGCTCAAAATATCTATTAACAAACTTAACATCTACAACAGACGCAATTCATGGGGTTGTAAACAGTATTAAAAAAATCGCTACAGACAATGAAAGCTCATTAGTCAATATTCGCGAGCTAGAAAAAAATGCCGAGCAGATTGAACGGATTATAGGTTTAGTCGGCGATATTGCAGGACAAACGAACCTGCTTGCATTAAACGCATCGATTGAAGCTGCACGAGCAGGGGAGCATGGAAAAGGCTTCGCGGTTGTGGCAGAGGAAGTCCGTGGATTGGCGGATGAAAGTGCCAGCGCTGTGCAGGGGATTACAACATTGATCCACACAATGCAGCAAAATGTTTCAGTTGTAGTAAAACAGATGAACGAACAAGTGTCATTTGCGGTAAATGAATCATCGCGTGTTTCTGAAACAACGTCGGCAGTTGAAGGTATGACAAGTTCCGTTTATGAAATGGCGGAAGATGTAGTACAAATTTCAGAATTAGTCGCACAACAAATGAAAAATATCGAACATACGTCACACCAATCACAGGAAGTGGCGGCAATTGCCGAGCAAACTTCTGCAAGTGCTCAGGAAGTAACGTCCGCTTCATTGGAACAGGCCGAAGCGATCAAGCAAGTAGAAGAACTGGCAAGCAATCTAAAACAACAGTCTGCAGAGCTTTATCGGATGATCCAGCAATTCGACCGCACACAGTAGATTGGAATATACTTTTAAAATCCCCAATTGATTTATCAGCTGGGGATTTTTTGTTTTAGGAGTGCATTTCAATGAGGTTTTCTAATAAGTGGAGGAGATTAACTTATAAACTAGGTAAAGTTCTAATAAAATGCTGAACTTCTAATATAGCGGGTCGTCGTTCTAAAAAGCTGCTCTAATTGTCTAATAAAAGTTACAGATGTTCAAATAAACGGTGCCGATCTTCTAATATTCGAAGTAAATATTCTAATAAACCTTACCAGGTACCGCAAACCGTTTTAAAAACGAAAGAGCTGGGTATGGTACACTATTGTTTACAATAATTAGTCCTGGGGGGATTTATATTGAACAAAATGAAGTACTGGTTACTAATGGGTGTGCTCGTTACGGGTCTGGCTGCATGTGGAGATGCGGAGGATACGGAGACGACAGATTCAGTTGATTCAACACCATCCGAATCGACAGAATCATCAGGGGGTACGGATTCAGCTGAAACTACAGATGTCTCGGCAGGCGAAAAAGTGGCTAATGCCAGCTGTGTAGGGTGTCATGGCGGAGATTTAACAGGAGCGATGGGACCGGACTTAACGAATACATCTTTATCTAAAGAGGAAATTGTGGATGTACTAGTCAATGGTAAAGGTGCAATGCCAGCGGATACAGCAGATGGTCAAGAAGAAGCGGTAGCCGAATATATTTTATCATTACAATAACTGTTAAGGACCTGCTCAAACTGTGAGCGGTCTTTTTTATTGGAAACTAACGGCGAATAATCCTTTCAAATTAACAAACTCACGTAAAGCTGAACAATGCCAAAATTAACTGTGGAAATATATAAGGATATCACTAAAAAGTTAACAATCAACTGTAATTACACGCATAATATTCGTCTTTATGCATATATTTTGAAAGTAATGCGGAAAAGGCGTGTTATTCTTCCGGAATAAATGGTACACTGATGGTGAATATAATAAGAAACAAAATCAAGGCAGGAGGGATTTTCATGAGAATTGCAATTTCTTCAGATCACGGCGGAAATAATTTACGTAAAGAGATTATGTCACTACTTGATGAAATGTCAATCAGCTATGAAGACTTTGGTCCACAAACGGACGAGTCAGTAGATTATCCGGACTATGCACGTCCAGTAGCTGAGCGGGTAGCTGCTGGGGAATTTGACAGAGGAATTTTAATTTGCGGGACTGGAATTGGGATTTCGATTGCTGCAAACAAATTTAAAGGGATTCGCTGTGCACTTGTACATGACGTGTTCTCGGCAAAAGCGACACGTTGCCACAATGACTCAAACGTTTTAGCAATGGGTGAGCGTGTAATCGGTCCCGGGCTGGCGCGTGAGATTGTTGCAACTTGGCTGGATACACAATTTGAAGGCGGTCGTCATATTCGCCGTGTTGAAAAGATTACTGAAATTGAAGAAGGGTAACAGATGGTGACTCAATGACAAACTTACACGATTTGCAAAAAGATTTAGCGCAAGCATTATCAGAATTTGAGCAACAAGTGAAGTTTTCTGAAGATCAGCTATTTGTCATCGGCTGTTCCACATCGGAAGTGATGGGTGAGAAGATTGGAACAGCCGGTGCACTCGATGTAGCGCAAGTTCTATACAAAGAATTTTCAATATTCGCGCAAAGACATAAAATTCACTTAGTTTTCCAAGGCTGCGAGCATATTAACCGAGCTTTAACACTCGAGGCCGCAGTCGCTAAAATGTACCATTTAGAACCTGTTTCGGTCATTCCGGTCCGTACAGCAGGTGGCTCCATGTCTGCATACGCCTTTACACAGATGAATGAACCTGTAATTGTGGAAACCATCCAGGCACATTACGGGATCGATATCGGACAAACATTAATCGGCATGCATTTAAAAGCAGTTGCTGTACCTTTACGAACATCTGTTAAGCAATTAGGCAATGCAGTCATTACGTTAGCGACAACACGTCCGAAACTTATTGGTGGAGAACGTGCGCAATATACCGTAACACCTTAACGTTACATATATCAATTTGAATTGGAAACTCCGATCGATTCGGAAGTACATTTAGGGGGATTTGAAAATGGCATTTGAAAAATTAGCAGGACAAGACAAGGCAATTTTAGACTCGATTTTATTAGAGAAAAAACGTCAAAACACAAACATCGAACTAATCGCATCAGAAAACTTCGTATCGGAAGCTGTCATGGAAGCACAAGGTTCATACTTAACAAATAAATATGCTGAAGGTTACCCTGGCAAACGCTATTATGGCGGTTGTGAACATGTAGACGTAGTGGAAAACATTGCGCGTGACCGTGCAAAGGAATTATTTGGCGCAGCATATGTTAACGTTCAGCCACACTCAGGTGCACAGGCAAATATGGCGGTTTACCATACAATTTTAAAACCGGGTGATACAGTACTTGGTATGAACTTATCGCACGGTGGTCACTTAACACATGGTTCTCCGGTAAACTTCTCTGGTATTCTTTATAATTTCGTGGAATACGGTGTAACTGAAGATACAAACTTAATCGATTATGAAGATGTTCGCCAAAAAGCATTGGAATCGAAGCCAAAGTTAATCGTTGCTGGTGCATCAGCTTATCCCCGTGCGATCGACTTTACAAAGTTCCGTGAAATCGCTGATGAAGTCGGTGCATATTTCATGGTTGATATGGCGCATATTGCCGGTCTGGTAGCAGCAGGCGAGCATCAAAATCCGGTACCGTACGCAGATTTCGTAACGACAACAACTCATAAAACTTTACGTGGCCCTCGTGGCGGTATGATTTTAACAAAAGACGAAAAATGGGAAAAAGAATTAAATAAATCAGTATTCCCAGGTATTCAAGGCGGTCCTTTAATGCATGTCATCGCTGCCAAAGCAGTATCATTCGGTGAAGCATTACAACCGGAATTCAAAGAGTACGCTAAACAAATTAAAGCTAATGCAGCTGCGCTTGCAAAATCTTTAATGGATGAAGGTGTTGAAATCGTATCAGGCGGTACTGACAACCACTTACTTCTATTAAATGTGAAATCTTTAGGGTTAACGGGTAAAGTGGCGGAGCATGTATTGGATGAAGTGGCAATTACAACTAATAAAAACACAATTCCATTCGACACAGAATCACCATTCGTAACATCCGGTATTCGTGTAGGTACAGCAGCTGTTACTTCTCGCGGTTTCAAAGAAGAAGATGTAATTGAAGTTGGTAAAATCATCGCTTCAGTTCTTAAAAATCATGAAGATGCAGCGGTAAAAGAAGAGGCACGCAAACGTGTCGAAGCTCTTACAGCGAAATATCCTTTATACGCATAATTGAGCATTAACCTTTCTATTTGCAGATTTGTAGATAGAAAGGTTTTTTTAGTATAGTAAATAGCGCATAGATAGACAACTATAAGCGAATGCTAGTGTAGAATACTTTTGTTCTTTAATAACTTTATAAAAAAAAGGGCGATTTTTAAAACATTCCCGTCATAGTTTTCGTTGACTTTATTTTCTGTTATACTAATTTAGATAAACAACAGTTAGGAGATGTCAACGTGAGTAAAGTATACGTATTTGACCACCCATTAATCCAACATAAGTTAACTTATATTCGAGATAAAGAAACGGGAACAAAAGAATTTCGGGAGTTAGTTGATGAAGTAGCTACGTTAATGGCTTTTGAAATTACTCGTGATTTACCGCTGGAAGAAATTGAAGTGCATACACCTGTGACGAAGGCAAAAGCAAAAGTATTATCAGGGAAGAAAATGGCGATCGTCCCAATTTTACGTGCAGGTATCGGAATGGTAGATGGCGTATTAAAATTGATCCCTGCTGCTAAAGTAGGTCATATTGGTCTTTACCGTGATCCGGAAACATTAAAGCCGGTGGAATATTATGCAAAACTTCCTGCAGATGTTGAAGAGCGTGACTTCATTATTGTAGACCCGATGTTAGCAACAGGTGGTTCAGCTGTTGAAGCGATTAATTCACTGAAAAAGCGCGGCGCTAAAAGCATTAAATTTATGTGTCTGATCGCAGCTCCAGAAGGTGTGGAAGAAATCCAAAAAAATCACTCAGACGTAGATATTTACATCGCATCTCTAGATGAAAAATTAAATGATCATGGCTATATCGTACCAGGCTTGGGTGATGCCGGGGATCGTTTATTCGGAACAAAATAATAAATAAACGAGACGCCCGTAAGCAGTTGCGGGCGTTTTCTTTTAAAGCGGCAAGTCCCTAAATGCTTGCAGAAAATAATTGAAATTACAGATTGGACAAGGAGAAGAATGATGACGAAGAAGTTTAAAGTTATGACGATTTTTGGAACACGGCCGGAAGCTATTAAAATGGCGCCGCTAGTGCTGGAACTGGAAAAGCATCCTGAACAAATTGAATCGATTGTTACTGTAACGGCTCAGCACCGTCAAATGCTTGACCAAGTATTGGAAACATTTAAAATTACACCGGATTATGATTTGAATATTATGAAAGACCGTCAAACATTGGTAGATGTAGCGACGAATGCACTTTTAGGGCTTGACCGTGTAATGAAAGAAGCGAAACCTGATATCGTGCTGGTACATGGTGATACGGCGACGACTTTTGTCGGAAGTCTTGCCGCTTTCTACAACCAGATTGCGATCGGTCATGTTGAAGCAGGACTGCGCACAGGTCAAAAATATTCACCTTATCCTGAAGAGATGAACCGTCAGTTAACAGGTGTAATGGCAGATCTGCATTTTTCGCCAACTGAGCAATCACGTGCAAATCTGTTAAAAGAAAACAAACCGGCAGAAGCGATTTTCGTGACGGGTAACACAGCAATAGATGCATTAAAAACAACAGTAAGTGACCATTACACACATCCGGTAATTGAGAAGATGGGCTCTGATCGCATGATTTTATTGACAGCACACCGTCGTGAAAATCTGGGTGAGCCAATGCGTAATATGTTCCGTGCAATTATGCGCTTGTTGAATGAGCATGACGATGTTCAGGTTGTTTACCCGGTGCATATGAATCCGGCTGTTCGCGAAGTAGCAAATGAAATTTTAGGGGACAATCCGCGTGTTCATTTAATTGAACCGTTGGAAGTATTTGATTTCCACAATTTCGCAGCCCGCTCTTACATGATTTTAACGGATTCTGGCGGTGTTCAAGAAGAAGCACCATCTCTAGGAAAGCCGGTGCTCGTATTACGTGATACGACTGAGCGCCCTGAAGGTATTGAAGCAGGCACATTAAAGCTGGCGGGTACCGATGAAGAAGTTATTTACAAAATGGCCAAAGAATTATTGATAAATCAAGAAGCATATGAAGCGATGGCACATGCATCGAATCCATATGGTGATGGGTATGCATCGGAACGTATTGTGGAAGCTTTACTGCAATTTGCTCAAAAAAAAGTAGTAGAGGAAATTATCGATAAAGCAGAAACGCGATAATCCAAAATTTAACTGAAATTCACTTAAAAAAGAGTTTGACAGCTGGAGATAACATTTATCTCCCGTTGTCAAGTATTAAATTCATAATTATTGCCGAAAACTTTTTTCTTGGATATTAAAAAAGAATCGAGATGGAAAAAACGCATTAAATAGCGAATTTTAGCGTTAGTGAAAAAATGCAAAAAATATTTATGCATAACTATACACAAATTTGTCAACAATTTGACAAGGAATGTATCTATGTGAAGTTTTTCACCATTACTAATTGACATCAAAAACCCCCTATTGTATGCTTACAAAGGGTAAGAATGATAAGAGTTTCGCCTAGTCAAAAGACGTTGAAACGCTTGTTATATCAAGTTTCTACTAGATTGACAGTTGAAACGAAACTCGTCAATTTGCAACGTTCTATGCGCCTGGATGAAGTCCGTTAAGATTAAGAGACATTTAGAAGTATGAAATGAATGTTCACTATGGAATTTTCCTGACGTGAAAATTATTTACTACTTGTAACGGCCTCTAATTTTGTAGTGCATTTACTACGTTTTAAATTCATTTAATGGTCGATGAACACTTTCTTTACTCGAAAAAAGTTTCAGGAGATTAACTGCCAATGCTAAATTTGCATCACGTTTTTGCAATGCAGAAGAAAGCGTTCTTTTTTTTGCTTGCTGTTTGTGCGTTAGGCTGGGGATTTTCACCATATGATTCGATGTTTGCTGGTATAGCCCTGGGTGCGTTCTTTGGTACGTATAATTTTTGGATTTTACTTCGACGTATGGAAAAATTTGACCGTTCCATTAGTGAAGGGACAAAAGTAGCATCTATCGGTACAGCGCTTCGCTTTGGATCAGGTGTTGCCGCAGTCGCAATCGCAATATCGTTGCCACAATATTTTCACTTAATAAGCACGGTCATTGGGCTGATGATTCCGTACATCTTTTTAGTAGTAGAAAGAGTAGTACATCATATAAAAAGCCACTAAGGTGCATTTGAAAGAGAGGTGAATGCAAAAATGGATCATACAGCTCCAGAGCTACATTTGGATTTAGGCTTTATGACGCTTACTTTCAACTTATCTACAGTACTAACTCTCTTAGTAGCTGCAGTCATCGTATTTTTAATCGCGTTTGTTTCAACACGTACACTTGCGTTAAAACCGACTGGTATGCAGAACTTCATGGAATGGATTATGGATTTCGTGAAAAATATTATTAAGAGTAACATGGACTGGAAAACTGGTGGACGCTTCCACATTCTGGGGATTACATTAATCATGTTCATTGCAGTGTCCAACTTACTTGGATTACCAATGGGTGGTATTTTGTACGGCAGTGATTTATGGTGGAAATCACCAACAGCCGATCCAGTCGTAACAATGACATTAGCGTCGATGGTTCTAGTATTAACACAGTATTACGGTGTGAAAATGCAAGGTACTGGCGGTTATGCTAAAACATTCTTCCAACCAATGTCATTTATGTTCCCGCTAAAAGTTATTGAAGAGTTTGCAAATACGTTAACTCTAGGTCTACGTCTTTACGGTAACATTTACGCCGGTGAGATTTTACTAACGTTACTAACTGGTTTAGCAGTTTCAAGTGCGTTTGGTTTCTTCGGTGCAATCGTACCAATGATGGCGTGGATGGGATTCTCGATTTTCATCGGGTTTATCCAAGCTTTCATTTTCACAATGTTAACGATGGTATACATGGCTCACAAAGTGAGTACAGACCATTAATTATAAGTTTCCGCATTCAATGTAGTGCGGTAATTTGAACCAAAAAAAATTACAACATCCAAGGAGGATATTATCAAATGGTAGGTTCAGTAGGTTTATTAGCAGCAGCAATCGCAATCGGTTTAGCAGCACTAGGTGCAGGTATTGGTAACGGTTTAATCGTTTCAAAAACAGTAGAAGGTATCGCTCGTCAACCAGAAGCACGTGGCGCACTTCAAACTACAATGTTCATCGGGGTAGCGTTAGTAGAAGCATTACCGATCATCGCAGTAGTAATCGCATTCATCGTAATGAACCAATAGTCTTAATTTTCATTTACATGAAAATTAGCCTCTGGCAGATGTCACAGATTTTTTAAAGGAACAATGAAATCAGCCTAAATACGTCACATCGTGTGACGACGGCTGACTGACCCACGTCCTGTGGGCCTAAAA
This genomic window contains:
- the wecB gene encoding non-hydrolyzing UDP-N-acetylglucosamine 2-epimerase; this encodes MTKKFKVMTIFGTRPEAIKMAPLVLELEKHPEQIESIVTVTAQHRQMLDQVLETFKITPDYDLNIMKDRQTLVDVATNALLGLDRVMKEAKPDIVLVHGDTATTFVGSLAAFYNQIAIGHVEAGLRTGQKYSPYPEEMNRQLTGVMADLHFSPTEQSRANLLKENKPAEAIFVTGNTAIDALKTTVSDHYTHPVIEKMGSDRMILLTAHRRENLGEPMRNMFRAIMRLLNEHDDVQVVYPVHMNPAVREVANEILGDNPRVHLIEPLEVFDFHNFAARSYMILTDSGGVQEEAPSLGKPVLVLRDTTERPEGIEAGTLKLAGTDEEVIYKMAKELLINQEAYEAMAHASNPYGDGYASERIVEALLQFAQKKVVEEIIDKAETR
- a CDS encoding ATP synthase subunit I; this encodes MLNLHHVFAMQKKAFFFLLAVCALGWGFSPYDSMFAGIALGAFFGTYNFWILLRRMEKFDRSISEGTKVASIGTALRFGSGVAAVAIAISLPQYFHLISTVIGLMIPYIFLVVERVVHHIKSH
- the atpB gene encoding F0F1 ATP synthase subunit A, whose amino-acid sequence is MDHTAPELHLDLGFMTLTFNLSTVLTLLVAAVIVFLIAFVSTRTLALKPTGMQNFMEWIMDFVKNIIKSNMDWKTGGRFHILGITLIMFIAVSNLLGLPMGGILYGSDLWWKSPTADPVVTMTLASMVLVLTQYYGVKMQGTGGYAKTFFQPMSFMFPLKVIEEFANTLTLGLRLYGNIYAGEILLTLLTGLAVSSAFGFFGAIVPMMAWMGFSIFIGFIQAFIFTMLTMVYMAHKVSTDH
- the atpE gene encoding F0F1 ATP synthase subunit C, with product MVGSVGLLAAAIAIGLAALGAGIGNGLIVSKTVEGIARQPEARGALQTTMFIGVALVEALPIIAVVIAFIVMNQ